One window of the Natronomonas marina genome contains the following:
- a CDS encoding 16S ribosomal RNA methyltransferase A yields the protein MRDPDALLARAGVRGDPDRDQHFLVDDRVLDRLPGYLPDDADTAHLLEIGAGTGALTDRLLGAADRLTVVERDPTLATFLETEFADAVADGTLTVIEGDALEVELPDFTASVSNLPYGVSSEIAFRLLPEERPTVLMFQKEFAERMAAEPGTDEYGRLSVTAGHYADIEIVEPVPKEAFSPPPAVESAVVRTTPSEPEYEVPDDERFEAVVRAVFTQRRKTMRNAIRNTTHISGIEEPEAVVEAADESLMSKRAGEVPPAAFARLTRTVVEVQRA from the coding sequence ACGCACTCCTCGCCCGTGCCGGCGTCCGCGGCGACCCCGACCGCGACCAGCACTTCCTCGTCGACGACCGGGTCCTCGACCGGCTGCCGGGCTACCTACCCGACGACGCCGACACCGCCCACCTGCTGGAGATCGGCGCCGGTACCGGCGCACTCACCGACCGCCTGCTTGGGGCCGCCGACCGCCTGACCGTCGTCGAGCGGGACCCGACGCTCGCTACATTCCTCGAGACGGAGTTCGCCGACGCCGTCGCTGACGGAACGCTGACCGTCATCGAGGGCGACGCCCTGGAGGTCGAGTTGCCGGACTTCACCGCCTCGGTGTCGAACCTCCCGTACGGCGTCTCCTCGGAGATAGCGTTCCGGCTGCTCCCCGAGGAGCGACCGACGGTGCTGATGTTCCAAAAGGAGTTCGCCGAGCGGATGGCGGCCGAGCCGGGGACCGACGAGTACGGCCGGCTGTCGGTGACCGCGGGCCACTACGCCGACATCGAAATCGTCGAGCCGGTGCCGAAGGAGGCCTTCTCGCCGCCGCCGGCCGTCGAGAGCGCAGTGGTCCGGACGACGCCGAGCGAACCCGAATACGAAGTACCCGACGACGAGCGGTTCGAGGCCGTGGTGCGGGCAGTCTTCACGCAGCGACGGAAGACGATGCGGAACGCGATCCGCAACACGACCCACATCTCGGGCATCGAGGAGCCCGAGGCCGTGGTTGAGGCGGCCGACGAGTCACTCATGAGCAAGCGGGCCGGCGAGGTGCCGCCGGCGGCGTTCGCCCGCCTGACCCGGACCGTCGTGGAGGTCCAGCGCGCATGA